Proteins encoded by one window of bacterium CG_4_10_14_0_2_um_filter_33_32:
- the ftsE gene encoding cell division ATP-binding protein FtsE: MIQFSKVDKIYQNGTVALKDINLKIKEKEFVSIVGPSGAGKSTLIKILIAEESPTNGQIVVGEINITRLKPSRIPYYRRKLGVIFQDFKLLPRVTVYENIAFAMEVSGEPSKNIKIIVPKILSLVGLVDKKDVFPEELSGGEVQRVAIARALAHQPKILIADEPTGNLDPKTAWGIIQILLKINELGTTVIMATHNKEIVNRLQKRVVAIERGTVSYDKEVAGYVL, from the coding sequence ATGATTCAATTTTCAAAAGTAGATAAAATTTATCAAAACGGAACAGTAGCCTTAAAGGACATAAACTTAAAGATAAAAGAAAAAGAGTTTGTCTCTATTGTTGGTCCATCAGGTGCAGGAAAATCAACCCTGATTAAAATTCTTATTGCCGAAGAAAGTCCAACCAACGGACAAATAGTTGTAGGCGAAATAAATATTACCCGTCTTAAACCAAGCCGTATTCCTTATTACCGCAGAAAGCTAGGGGTTATTTTTCAGGATTTTAAATTATTGCCGAGAGTGACCGTGTATGAAAATATTGCTTTTGCCATGGAAGTTTCAGGTGAGCCTAGTAAGAACATAAAAATAATAGTACCAAAAATTTTATCCTTAGTAGGTTTGGTCGACAAAAAAGATGTATTCCCTGAAGAATTATCAGGCGGAGAGGTTCAGAGGGTTGCGATAGCCAGGGCTTTAGCACATCAGCCAAAAATATTAATTGCTGATGAGCCTACAGGAAATCTTGATCCGAAAACTGCATGGGGTATCATACAAATTCTTTTAAAAATTAATGAGCTTGGTACAACAGTAATTATGGCTACTCATAACAAAGAAATAGTAAACAGGCTTCAAAAAAGAGTTGTTGCTATAGAGAGGGGAACGGTAAGCTACGATAAAGAAGTAGCTGGCTATGTTTTATAG